One window from the genome of Kryptolebias marmoratus isolate JLee-2015 linkage group LG1, ASM164957v2, whole genome shotgun sequence encodes:
- the rmi1 gene encoding recQ-mediated genome instability protein 1, which yields MPQEARSMVGAAQAWLQSTWRVQVPFAWLQACVEWLQGEAGGAGHLSQQQVNQQVLDQWLLTDLRDLDFPTLPEGLAQAQKTQLSGTFCVQVDSLLDISQPAYGQLQKWRGTDCSNDEVSAVTQATQRPWEAKSTRMLLLEITDGVQSLEAMEYQSIPALSATLRPGAKLQLHGQMVCRLGVLLLGPSNVKILGGDVEDLVERNNQGKVLCRTLGLQEEEQQQEGTEAPTPQQQQGIQEIEDLEMGDDELLASLEGQGEGEMLHAGPARDSGYETLQETPTQSSRSSFVRDLVSSRGEASTSSHRSGLTQSSRVGSVRVHPSLGEQQDSALDEFMHSDTILQNSQEDKQAGDEFPDEDFDDLPLDELDSVIFQGSITTHPDSSHRDTTGNSSTLIGTVKPQTALFEPRALSDSGTVKGSGHSRSNIETRDHRGPIRDTSGLLETATSKPFLSSAVSKPSHELQCVTNEESDFMDEDMDCFFQEVEDGAAQPKRTGGTALLSSEERSNKTDVPGSSLFSKSTKIDIRQGKADNATVAEPNRVSSQSDSNVPAVTMTSAPFTYLCLLGGLMCKPQPHAIEFQVKAFIVTLLGKLSSSNGVWSVRATISDGTGYLDVELSDPVLTHLLGFSVAEKAALKRDPARRGELDSGMRRCQEQLVDMCCVMTIAVKPDIGGAVVAKAEPVSERVFQELEQRVKDGRK from the exons atgcccCAAGAGGCTCGCTCAATGGTAGGCGCTGCCCAAGCCTGGCTGCAGTCCACCTGGCGCGTCCAGGTGCCCTTCGCCTGGCTCCAAGCCTGCGTGGAGTGGCTTCAGGGAGAGGCTGGAGGAGCAGGTCATCTGTCCCAGCAGCAAGTCAATCAACAG GTTCTGGACCAGTGGCTTCTGACGGACCTGAGAGACCTGGACTTCCCGACTCTTCCCGAAGGGCTCGCTCAGGCCCAGAAGACGCAACTCAGCGGTACCTTCTGTGTCCAG GTTGACTCATTGTTGGACATCAGTCAGCCTGCATATGGGCAGCTGCAGAAGTGGAGAGGCACAGACTGCAGCAATGACGAGGTGTCTGCTGTCACACAGGCGACTCAGAGGCCCTGGGAGGCCAAATCTACGCGTATGCTGCTACTAGAG ATAACAGATGGGGTTCAGAGTTTGGAGGCTATGGAGTATCAATCCATCCCTGCTCTCAGTGCAACACTCAG GCCCGGTGCGAAGCTGCAGCTACACGGACAGATGGTTTGCAGACTTGGCGTGCTGCTGTTGGGTCCATCGAATGTCAAGATTCTGGGTGGCGATGTGGAAGACTTGGTGGAAAGAAATAATCAG GGCAAGGTGCTCTGTCGGACCCTGGGTCTCCaagaagaggagcagcagcaggaggggaCAGAGGCCCCaacaccacaacaacaacaag GCATCCAGGAAATCGAGGACCTAGAGATGGGCGATGACGAGCTGTTGGCCAGTCTAGAGGGTCAAGGTGAGGGCGAAATGCTTCATGCTGGACCGGCTCGGGACAGCGGCTACGAGACCCTGCAGGAGACCCCAACTCAGTCTTCGAGAAGCTCCTTTGTTAGAGACCTAGTCTCGTCCAG AGGTGAAGCCTCGACCTCCTCTCACAGAAGTGGTTTGACCCAAAGCAGCAGAGTTGGTTCAGTCCGAGTCCATCCCAGCCTTGGAGAACAACAAGACTCTGCCCTTGACGAGTTTATGCATTCTGACACAATTCTTCAAAATAGCCAAGAGGACAAACAGGCAGGCGATGAATTTCCTGATGAAGACTTTGACGATCTTCCCCTGGATGAGTTAGACAGCGTTATTTTCCAGGGAAGTATCACCACACATCCCGATAGCAGTCACAGGGACACAACAGGAAATTCCAGCACTCTGATAGGAACAGTAAAACCTCAAACTGCTCTGTTTGAGCCACGTGCTTTAAGCGATTCAGGGACAGTCAAAGGATCTGGCCACTCCAGATCCAACATAGAAACAAGAGACCATCGAGGTCCGATCAGAGACACGTCGGGCCTGCTGGAAACGGCGACGTCAAAGCCTTTTCTTTCCTCGGCCGTTTCAAAGCCATCCCATGAATTACAGTGTGTTACTAACGAGGAGAGCGATTTTATGGATGAGGACATGGACTGCTTTTTTCAAGAGGTCGAAGACGGTGCAGCGCAGCCTAAGAGGACTGGAGGAACGGCTCTGTTGTCTTCTGAGGAACGATCGAACAAAACAGACGTCCCAGGCTCCAGTTTGTTcagcaaatcaacaaaaatcgACATACGTCAAGGAAAAGCCGACAACGCAACCGTAGCAGAACCTAACAGAGTATCTTCACAGAGCGACAGCAACGTCCCTGCAGTCACTATGACCTCTGCACCCTTTACGTACTTGTGCTTGCTAGGAGGGCTGATGTGTAAACCCCAACCCCACGCCATTGAATTTCAGGTCAAAGCTTTCATTGTGACTCTCCTGGGGAAACTGAGCAGCAGTAACGGTGTCTGGAGTGTCCGCGCCACGATATCTGACGGGACTGGTTACCTGGACGTGGAGTTGTCCGACCCGGTCTTGACTCACCTGCTGGGCTTCTCCGTCGCAGAGAAGGCGGCTCTGAAGCGCGACCCCGCCCGCAGAGGTGAGCTGGACTCCGGGATGAGGAGGTGTCAGGAACAGTTGGTGGACATGTG